In the Agromyces flavus genome, TCCTCAAGAGCGAGGTCCGTTCCGAGGACGCCGAGGCGACCGACGGCACGGCGGCGAAGACCGAGGCTCCGGCCCAGTCGACCCCGCCTGCGGCTGCCGAGCCGACGACCACGCCGGCCGCGCCCGCCGACCAGGCCAAGCGCACGGACGCCGGCCCGAGCGCCTGACCCCGTGTCTGCCGTGAAGGATCGCGGCACCCGCAACCCCGAGAAGCGGATGTCGCTCGGGGAGCACCTGCTCGAACTGCGCAAGCGGCTGTTCATCTCCGCGATCGCGATCGTCGTCGGCATGGCCGCCGGCTGGGTGCTCACCGACCTGTTCGTGTGGCAGGCCATCCAGGAGCCGGTGAACCTCGTCGTCGAGGCGCAGCAGGGCACCGACGCCGCGAGCACCGGGATCATCTTCCCGACGATCTCGAGTGCGTTCGACCTGCGCCTGCAGATCGCGTTCACGCTGGGCATCGTCATCTCCGCTCCGGTGTGGCTCTACCAGGTCTTCGCGTTCCTCGTGCCCGGGTTGAGCTCGAAGGAGCGCAAGTACACCTTCGGCTTCTT is a window encoding:
- the tatA gene encoding Sec-independent protein translocase subunit TatA, with protein sequence MFGNAFTGWHALIILLVILLLFGAPKLPALARSLGQSMKILKSEVRSEDAEATDGTAAKTEAPAQSTPPAAAEPTTTPAAPADQAKRTDAGPSA